Proteins found in one Methanomassiliicoccus sp. genomic segment:
- a CDS encoding glycosyltransferase family 4 protein, with product MRVVSDLYPHVVGGLGLHAHEISKWQSEHGNEVKVISIRGSKTNGFKRSYEVQEFNSIMKPKGNAIAPSMLNAILKQQKDYDILHAHSHLFFSTNMGAFARRIGDSPLVITNHGMISTNMPKWVQDIYMPTIAKWTLESAERIICYTKEDAEAVMKLGIAEGRIAIIHNGVDIELFSPQPRESSDVVRLVWSGRFVPGKGVDTLIDAFALALKEEPKLHLLLVGDGPQKDQIEAQIARLNIKDKVTINTYVPNNEMPNIYRDSSIFVLTSHYEGVPRTILESMACGLPVICTDLPQLRPIVGGHGMLVPVYSAKGFAEAILALASDESMRRRMGASGSELIRTSYSWDSAMRETIELYKTVIEERKRPW from the coding sequence TTGCGCGTAGTGAGCGACCTCTACCCTCATGTGGTGGGGGGCCTAGGCCTTCATGCTCATGAGATCTCCAAGTGGCAGAGCGAGCATGGTAATGAGGTCAAGGTCATCTCCATCAGGGGTTCCAAGACCAACGGGTTCAAGCGAAGCTATGAGGTCCAGGAGTTCAATAGCATCATGAAACCCAAGGGCAATGCCATCGCCCCCTCCATGCTGAATGCCATATTGAAGCAGCAGAAGGATTACGACATTTTGCACGCGCATTCCCACCTGTTCTTCTCGACCAACATGGGAGCCTTCGCCCGCCGCATCGGGGATAGTCCTCTTGTGATCACCAACCATGGCATGATATCTACGAATATGCCGAAGTGGGTCCAGGACATCTATATGCCGACGATCGCCAAGTGGACGCTGGAATCCGCTGAAAGGATAATCTGCTACACCAAGGAGGATGCGGAGGCGGTTATGAAGCTCGGCATAGCTGAAGGCCGCATAGCCATAATACACAACGGGGTGGACATAGAGCTGTTCTCCCCCCAGCCCCGCGAGTCCAGCGACGTTGTAAGGTTGGTGTGGTCAGGCAGGTTCGTTCCCGGGAAGGGAGTGGACACGCTCATCGACGCCTTCGCACTCGCTCTGAAGGAGGAACCTAAGCTCCATCTCCTGCTGGTGGGTGACGGCCCCCAGAAGGATCAGATCGAGGCCCAGATCGCCCGGCTGAACATCAAGGACAAGGTCACCATCAACACCTATGTGCCCAACAACGAGATGCCCAACATCTACCGCGATTCCAGCATCTTCGTTCTCACCAGCCACTACGAGGGGGTCCCCCGGACCATCCTGGAGTCCATGGCCTGCGGCCTCCCGGTCATCTGCACAGACCTGCCCCAGCTCCGACCCATCGTGGGAGGGCACGGCATGCTCGTCCCCGTGTACTCGGCCAAAGGATTCGCCGAGGCCATCTTAGCCCTCGCCTCCGATGAGAGCATGAGGAGAAGGATGGGCGCCAGCGGTAGCGAGCTCATAAGGACCAGCTACTCCTGGGACTCGGCGATGAGGGAAACCATTGAACTATACAAGACCGTTATCGAGGAGAGAAAACGGCCATGGTGA
- a CDS encoding GNAT family N-acetyltransferase has protein sequence MSDRTKYRELCMAEPTIPIFSQDWWLDAVCGEANWDVITLEKNNDIYATLPYYFQNKRGSLYITMPLLTQTLGPWMRPTKAQKYRTKLGSEMDTLSKLVEAIPPFKSFEQYFHHSITTWLPFYWNGYRQTTRYTYIFPDLTNLDRIYEDVDHGVRKYISKAKDEIDVVETEDLRRFYEINTAVFTKQDRKVPYSYEFLSQLDGTLRRRGKRSILFAVDKSGELRAGLYLVWSGDCTYSLMSGIDPKFQNDGALRLLFWEGIKNASKVTRTFDFEGSMLKPVERNFRKFGPIQTPYLHVYKKNTFQDKLTKSLSDLRHGRRGSSKPKADTDAES, from the coding sequence ATGTCCGACAGGACTAAATACAGAGAACTTTGCATGGCCGAGCCCACCATACCCATATTCTCACAGGACTGGTGGCTGGATGCGGTGTGCGGAGAGGCCAATTGGGATGTCATCACTCTAGAGAAGAACAATGACATCTACGCCACCTTGCCCTACTATTTCCAGAACAAGCGGGGTTCCCTGTATATTACGATGCCTCTGCTGACCCAGACGCTGGGTCCATGGATGAGGCCGACCAAGGCACAGAAGTACAGGACCAAACTAGGCAGCGAGATGGACACGCTGAGCAAGCTTGTCGAGGCCATACCTCCCTTCAAATCCTTCGAGCAATATTTCCATCATTCTATCACCACCTGGCTGCCGTTCTACTGGAACGGCTACCGGCAGACCACGCGTTACACGTACATTTTTCCGGACCTCACCAACCTGGACAGGATATACGAGGATGTGGACCATGGAGTCAGGAAGTACATCTCCAAGGCCAAGGATGAGATAGATGTGGTGGAGACCGAGGACCTGAGAAGGTTCTATGAGATCAACACCGCGGTATTCACCAAGCAGGACCGAAAGGTCCCCTACAGTTATGAATTCCTCTCCCAGCTGGATGGCACCCTCCGGAGGAGAGGTAAGCGGAGCATACTGTTTGCTGTGGACAAGAGCGGAGAGCTTCGAGCAGGGTTGTACCTGGTATGGAGCGGGGATTGTACCTACTCCCTCATGTCGGGGATAGACCCCAAGTTCCAGAATGACGGAGCCCTCCGACTCCTGTTCTGGGAAGGGATAAAGAACGCCAGCAAGGTGACCAGGACGTTTGATTTCGAGGGGAGCATGCTGAAGCCGGTGGAAAGGAACTTTCGGAAGTTCGGGCCTATCCAGACCCCGTACTTGCACGTCTACAAGAAGAACACCTTCCAGGACAAGCTGACCAAGAGCTTGTCAGACCTGAGGCACGGAAGGCGAGGGTCGTCAAAGCCCAAGGCAGATACTGATGCAGAGTCATGA
- a CDS encoding SDR family oxidoreductase, giving the protein MPQRVVVTGGAGFIGSNIVHELLDKGYVVNIIDDLSTGRFENIAPYVDRGEVNFYRGSILDCNLLKSAFRDADYVLHQAALPSVQRSIENPRATNDVNVTGTLNVLMMAKDAGVKKVVLASSSSVYGDTPVLPKVEDMKTNPKSPYAATKLMCENYGSSFTDIFNLPVACLRYFNVYGPNQNPNSNYAAVIPLFINAVLKNQSPRINGDGSQTRDFTYIKDVVDANLLAMKSSATGAFNIAYGSQVSIRALAEKIMDIVGNYPELKFIDARKGDVKDSLADITRARNGFGYDPHYSLDRGLKASVEWYESRSKVDICAPSKLMAVSTH; this is encoded by the coding sequence ATGCCTCAGAGAGTAGTAGTAACGGGCGGAGCAGGCTTCATCGGTTCCAATATAGTGCATGAACTCCTTGACAAGGGTTACGTAGTCAATATCATCGACGACCTATCTACCGGTAGGTTCGAAAACATCGCACCCTATGTAGATCGGGGGGAGGTGAACTTCTATAGAGGGTCCATTTTGGACTGCAATCTCTTGAAGTCAGCGTTCAGGGACGCTGATTATGTGCTGCACCAGGCAGCCTTGCCGTCGGTCCAGCGGTCCATCGAGAACCCCCGGGCGACGAACGACGTCAACGTCACCGGCACGCTCAACGTGCTCATGATGGCCAAGGACGCTGGCGTAAAGAAGGTGGTCCTGGCCTCATCCTCATCGGTGTATGGGGACACCCCTGTGCTGCCGAAGGTTGAAGACATGAAGACCAATCCCAAGTCCCCATATGCAGCTACCAAGCTTATGTGTGAGAACTATGGCTCCTCCTTCACTGATATATTCAACCTACCTGTGGCCTGTCTGAGGTACTTCAACGTCTACGGGCCCAACCAGAACCCAAACTCCAACTACGCTGCGGTAATCCCGCTCTTCATCAATGCCGTCCTCAAGAACCAGAGCCCGAGGATCAACGGTGACGGCAGCCAGACCCGTGACTTCACTTACATCAAGGACGTGGTGGACGCCAATCTCCTGGCTATGAAGTCCTCGGCTACCGGCGCGTTCAACATCGCCTACGGCTCCCAGGTCAGTATCCGCGCTCTTGCGGAGAAGATCATGGATATCGTGGGCAACTACCCGGAGCTGAAGTTCATCGATGCCCGTAAGGGTGATGTCAAGGACTCGCTGGCCGATATCACCCGGGCCAGGAACGGCTTCGGCTACGATCCGCACTACAGCCTGGATAGAGGTCTGAAGGCCTCGGTGGAGTGGTACGAGTCTCGGTCCAAGGTGGACATCTGCGCCCCGTCCAAGCTGATGGCCGTCTCCACGCACTAA
- a CDS encoding glycosyltransferase family 4 protein, translating into MNGNDGHRNERIVVVSFNTRGGLHHYITQLSNALGQKAEVDLILPRGSELEHISSKVNVREMDIGNTKKNFIKNTVEFWKIIELILFIRDRRPSVVHFNGCYPWMNFILPFIDDIPTVMTIHDIVPHPGSSRTDVQSVRDMLLSYADRVIVHGEYARDNIRNVDKGIVRIVPHGNYSFFSCGQTCVEGTERTFLFFGRISEYKGIGYLVKAINELNAEGHDLKLIIAGEGDLSPYKEDMEDRPWFEVINRYVADDEVPEIFGRCMAVVLPYIEVTQSGVVQIALGLGKPVISTTVGCLPEIIKEGVNGLLVPSADVTALKKAIVHMAENCSEAQEMGQRGQVMADSEYSWDRIADMTLGVYDEIKRR; encoded by the coding sequence ATGAACGGAAATGACGGACACAGGAATGAACGGATCGTCGTGGTCTCCTTCAACACCCGAGGGGGACTGCATCATTACATTACTCAGCTCTCGAACGCCCTGGGCCAAAAGGCCGAGGTGGACCTGATCTTGCCACGGGGGAGCGAGCTTGAGCACATTTCCTCCAAGGTCAACGTTAGGGAGATGGACATCGGGAACACCAAGAAGAACTTCATCAAGAACACCGTGGAGTTCTGGAAGATCATCGAGCTCATATTGTTCATAAGGGACCGCCGGCCGTCCGTGGTGCACTTCAATGGATGCTACCCCTGGATGAACTTCATCCTGCCGTTCATCGATGATATACCCACAGTGATGACCATACACGACATCGTGCCCCATCCAGGGAGCAGTAGGACCGATGTGCAATCGGTACGCGACATGCTTCTTTCATACGCCGACAGGGTCATCGTCCATGGCGAGTATGCCAGGGACAACATCCGGAACGTGGACAAGGGCATAGTGAGGATCGTCCCCCACGGTAACTACTCCTTCTTCTCCTGTGGCCAGACCTGCGTCGAGGGAACGGAGCGGACCTTCCTGTTCTTCGGCCGGATCTCCGAGTACAAGGGTATCGGCTACCTGGTGAAGGCGATCAACGAGCTCAACGCAGAGGGCCATGATCTAAAACTGATCATCGCAGGAGAGGGAGACCTCAGCCCCTACAAAGAGGATATGGAGGATCGCCCGTGGTTCGAGGTGATCAACCGCTATGTGGCCGACGATGAGGTCCCGGAGATCTTCGGCCGTTGCATGGCCGTGGTGCTGCCGTACATCGAGGTTACGCAGAGCGGGGTCGTCCAGATCGCCCTAGGGTTAGGGAAGCCAGTGATATCCACCACCGTCGGCTGCCTGCCGGAGATAATCAAGGAGGGTGTGAACGGTCTCCTTGTGCCTTCTGCGGATGTTACCGCTCTCAAGAAAGCCATCGTCCACATGGCCGAAAACTGCTCCGAGGCCCAGGAGATGGGCCAGCGCGGACAGGTGATGGCAGATTCAGAATACTCCTGGGACCGCATCGCCGACATGACCCTTGGGGTTTACGACGAGATCAAGCGTCGATGA
- a CDS encoding DUF2206 domain-containing protein produces the protein MMWTHERANQKAFPLRTLLVVTYVLQIVAVYSIFMSDLYAPLEIVRQIAFVFLLTFIPGTFLLGFFRIKELDLTMAVVMIVGLSIFFIFACGLILMSIGFLTGVTGVITGSNLFLVILCLLNIIILVYLFCDCPTITYTKKKLVNWSDPFIYLAILIPVVTALGSLIATEYQNTFVQYIALALIFAAIIYAGLSRSRDDRAYPWLLYGIALGLLLHTSFISSHIWGWDIHKEYYIASTVIQNARWDFNFYSNINAMLSIVVLVPTYSLISNLDLTTVFKLICPMLFAFAPLALFPLISRYSSRWFAFMSLTFAVSFYAFYQEFPQLGRQEVALLFFTLVLALLMDTSLKMSGRAKLLLTGVFSFCLIVSHYGTTYMFLLLWIIALFVYLGRFILLKLGRAIKKETVPALRRMERPLILNLGLLLAVAFMTILWYTSVTNASAFKSIVNIVFNIAESMWTDLFSPSAAQGMEIITREANTPLHSVGKVVQLGAQGLIGLGLLSLFSKKSRYHFPAAYTNMAVAAFLVLLACIAVPNFASSLNTSRIIQVMLLVLAPMSVAGIFYFFNLWRAFTAWITKRKPLRYSSRWITASVVLFLSVFLMFNTGLIYQVEKTQHTSFALDLDLDYVRYNDFEVMGQKWIVAEKVGTAYADSYRSPVFHEYFFWGVDDLDFISTAKKGSLIYLGSYNIEHSLTRNAVFPYTYVPYDLYKYSTVYNNQHSLVQST, from the coding sequence ATGATGTGGACACACGAGAGGGCCAATCAGAAGGCCTTCCCTTTGCGGACATTGCTGGTGGTGACCTATGTCCTGCAGATAGTCGCCGTCTACTCCATCTTCATGTCCGACCTCTACGCTCCGCTGGAGATCGTGAGGCAGATCGCTTTCGTCTTCCTGCTGACCTTCATCCCGGGGACGTTCCTTTTAGGCTTCTTCCGCATCAAGGAGCTGGACCTGACCATGGCCGTGGTCATGATCGTGGGCCTGAGCATATTCTTCATCTTCGCCTGCGGCCTGATATTGATGTCCATAGGTTTCCTCACCGGGGTCACCGGGGTCATCACCGGTTCCAACCTCTTTCTGGTGATACTATGCTTACTGAACATCATCATACTGGTGTACCTGTTCTGTGACTGTCCCACCATCACCTACACGAAGAAGAAGTTGGTCAACTGGAGCGACCCCTTCATCTACCTGGCCATACTCATCCCCGTGGTCACAGCCCTGGGATCACTTATCGCCACCGAGTACCAGAACACCTTCGTACAGTACATCGCCCTCGCCCTTATCTTCGCTGCCATAATCTACGCTGGACTTTCAAGGTCCAGGGATGATCGGGCCTATCCCTGGCTCCTGTACGGCATCGCCCTGGGCCTACTGCTGCACACCTCGTTCATCTCCTCCCACATCTGGGGCTGGGATATTCACAAGGAGTACTACATCGCCAGCACCGTCATCCAGAACGCCAGATGGGACTTCAACTTCTACTCCAACATCAACGCCATGCTGAGCATCGTGGTCCTCGTTCCTACTTACTCGCTGATAAGCAATCTGGACCTGACCACGGTGTTCAAGCTCATCTGCCCCATGCTGTTCGCCTTTGCACCTCTGGCCCTGTTCCCGCTGATATCGAGGTACTCGTCCAGGTGGTTCGCCTTCATGTCCTTGACCTTCGCCGTGTCCTTTTACGCTTTTTATCAGGAGTTCCCCCAGCTGGGGAGGCAGGAGGTGGCCCTGTTGTTCTTCACCTTGGTCCTGGCTCTGCTCATGGACACCAGTCTCAAGATGAGCGGAAGAGCGAAGCTGCTGCTCACCGGCGTGTTCAGCTTCTGCCTGATCGTTTCCCACTACGGCACCACCTACATGTTCCTGCTGCTGTGGATAATAGCTCTGTTCGTATACCTGGGAAGGTTCATCCTGCTGAAACTGGGCAGGGCCATCAAGAAGGAAACGGTCCCCGCGCTTCGAAGGATGGAGCGTCCGCTGATCCTTAATCTGGGTCTGCTCCTGGCGGTCGCCTTCATGACCATACTCTGGTACACCTCGGTCACCAACGCCTCGGCGTTCAAGAGCATCGTCAACATCGTATTCAACATCGCCGAGTCCATGTGGACGGACCTCTTCAGTCCCTCGGCCGCACAGGGCATGGAGATAATCACCAGAGAAGCGAACACTCCGCTGCACTCCGTGGGAAAGGTAGTGCAGCTGGGAGCGCAGGGCCTGATAGGTCTAGGCTTACTATCGCTCTTCTCCAAGAAGAGCAGGTACCACTTCCCCGCGGCCTACACCAACATGGCAGTGGCGGCCTTCCTGGTATTGCTAGCTTGCATCGCCGTGCCTAACTTCGCCAGCTCCCTGAACACCAGCAGGATCATTCAGGTCATGCTGCTGGTCCTTGCCCCCATGTCTGTCGCCGGGATATTCTACTTCTTCAACCTGTGGAGGGCCTTCACTGCCTGGATAACCAAGCGGAAGCCTTTGAGGTACTCGTCCAGGTGGATCACAGCCTCTGTAGTGCTCTTCCTGTCAGTGTTCCTGATGTTCAACACCGGCCTCATATACCAGGTGGAGAAGACACAGCATACCTCCTTCGCCCTCGATCTAGACCTGGACTATGTCCGGTACAACGACTTCGAGGTAATGGGCCAGAAGTGGATCGTGGCCGAAAAGGTAGGTACCGCGTACGCCGACTCCTACCGTTCCCCGGTGTTCCATGAGTATTTTTTCTGGGGGGTTGATGACCTGGACTTCATCTCCACCGCGAAAAAAGGAAGCCTGATATACCTGGGCTCGTACAACATCGAGCATAGTTTGACCAGGAACGCGGTCTTCCCGTACACCTATGTGCCATATGATCTGTACAAATATTCCACAGTGTACAATAACCAGCATAGCCTTGTCCAGTCCACCTGA
- a CDS encoding glycosyltransferase family 4 protein encodes MDKVLIVSHFFAQCRHFRSTRINGLARYLPQQGWSPVVLTSAVAPEVTGDFTSVEVPYEDYLRHWKERLGLKADQPLKEQVEEGKAGKRSLADRALTTWERVYGFPDPTLSWVGPAVEAGRKLMADGDVKAIISSSGPGASHIVASKLKEERDVPWVADFRDLWAWDHNDVRSPVRRLMNEKLERDTLRNADVLTTVSDPLAEKLKEIHHRDRVITIPNGFDPVDMPSQAVDLDRKFSINYTGKVYRKGMDPAPLFDALGKLFTEGTVDRRDVDVNFYGDRNPWFMTEIEGRGLGDVIKVHGTVPRQQSLDIQKRSQLLLILAWDNKKEKGVYTGKIFDYLAAKRPILSIGSSEDVISKLLASTGTGLIATDDQGLQRILVSSYKEYKSMGAVGYKGDMPKVMEYSHANMAKRFADLLRP; translated from the coding sequence ATGGACAAGGTCCTCATAGTATCCCATTTCTTCGCCCAGTGCCGGCATTTCCGCAGCACCCGCATCAATGGCCTGGCCCGGTATCTGCCGCAGCAGGGTTGGAGCCCCGTGGTCCTGACGTCGGCGGTGGCCCCGGAGGTCACCGGCGACTTCACGTCGGTGGAGGTCCCCTACGAGGATTACCTCAGGCACTGGAAGGAACGATTGGGACTTAAGGCGGACCAGCCTCTGAAGGAGCAGGTCGAGGAGGGTAAGGCGGGAAAGCGCAGCCTCGCGGACCGTGCCCTGACCACCTGGGAAAGGGTCTATGGGTTCCCGGACCCCACGCTGTCGTGGGTGGGACCCGCGGTGGAGGCGGGCAGGAAGCTCATGGCCGATGGGGACGTCAAGGCCATCATCAGCTCCTCCGGGCCCGGGGCCTCGCACATCGTGGCCAGCAAGCTGAAGGAGGAGAGGGACGTGCCCTGGGTGGCCGACTTCCGGGACCTATGGGCCTGGGACCACAACGACGTCCGCTCACCGGTGCGGAGATTAATGAACGAAAAGCTGGAGCGGGACACACTGCGGAATGCGGATGTCCTCACCACCGTCTCCGATCCCCTGGCCGAGAAGCTGAAGGAGATACATCACAGGGACAGGGTCATCACCATCCCCAACGGGTTCGATCCCGTGGACATGCCCTCCCAGGCGGTCGATCTTGACCGTAAGTTCTCCATCAACTACACGGGGAAGGTGTACCGGAAGGGTATGGACCCCGCGCCCCTGTTCGATGCCCTGGGAAAGCTGTTCACGGAGGGGACTGTAGACCGCAGGGATGTGGATGTGAACTTCTACGGTGATCGGAACCCCTGGTTCATGACCGAGATCGAGGGGCGGGGCCTGGGGGACGTGATCAAGGTGCACGGCACGGTTCCCCGACAGCAGTCGCTGGACATTCAGAAGCGCTCTCAACTGCTCCTCATCCTGGCCTGGGACAACAAGAAGGAGAAGGGCGTGTACACCGGGAAGATATTCGACTACCTGGCGGCGAAACGGCCGATACTGTCCATAGGCTCCTCGGAGGACGTCATCAGCAAGCTGCTGGCCAGCACCGGAACGGGTCTGATCGCCACCGACGACCAGGGGCTGCAGCGTATCCTGGTCAGCTCCTACAAGGAGTACAAGAGCATGGGAGCGGTAGGGTACAAGGGAGATATGCCCAAGGTCATGGAGTACAGCCACGCCAACATGGCCAAACGGTTCGCCGATCTCCTGCGGCCGTAG
- a CDS encoding oligosaccharide flippase family protein, translated as MDTKEPHGKKHKVPGRSFATDVVTIVGGTTIAQIITILSALLVARLYQAEMVGLASLFTALVTTLVVASCLRYEFSIMLPKTDKEAINLLALSLIINLVFSLALVPILWFLGNDLASMLNTPELAQYLWLVPLSVFLTGSYNAINYWNSRKRQFGRLSTTQVSKAAALSATQLGAGYAGYASSGSLIAGNIVGQAVATFTLGIRIFHEYWDFFKRSLDRKVMREKMREYRDFPLFDMGSGFINVLSLQIPVFILSFYFTKEIVGYYSWGLMSVQLPASLVGTAISKVFYQRAAAAFHESMEKMGAIVEKVTKQLVSIGFLPILLLMFIGEDLFTIFFGAHWSEAGVYAEILSFWTLIVFVSTPLSSVLNVLKKMRMVLLYNAILIVLRTASLAYGGEMGDIYLSLTLFSVASGLSGLVLTVWILKTANVSIMHLLRSISGNVSIALMLIAVVALCQYVLNLSSLLMIVVGVAVAIVYYAIYIYRDAEMKAMVFSFLKRGKKASDQ; from the coding sequence ATGGATACGAAAGAGCCGCATGGGAAGAAGCATAAGGTACCGGGCCGATCGTTCGCCACCGATGTGGTGACCATAGTCGGCGGGACCACTATAGCCCAGATAATCACCATCCTGTCGGCCCTGCTCGTTGCCCGATTGTACCAGGCCGAGATGGTCGGTCTCGCCTCCCTCTTCACTGCCCTGGTCACGACCCTGGTGGTGGCCTCCTGCCTGAGATATGAGTTCTCGATAATGCTCCCCAAGACCGACAAGGAGGCCATCAACCTCCTGGCGCTGAGCCTAATCATCAACCTGGTGTTCAGCCTGGCCCTTGTCCCCATACTGTGGTTCTTAGGCAACGATCTAGCCTCTATGCTGAACACCCCCGAGCTGGCGCAGTACCTATGGCTCGTCCCCTTGTCTGTGTTCCTTACCGGGTCCTACAATGCCATCAACTATTGGAATTCCAGGAAGAGGCAGTTCGGACGTCTGTCCACGACCCAGGTCTCTAAGGCGGCCGCGCTTTCGGCCACGCAGCTGGGCGCTGGCTATGCAGGCTACGCCTCCAGCGGCTCCCTCATCGCGGGCAACATCGTCGGCCAGGCCGTTGCCACCTTCACACTTGGAATACGGATATTTCATGAGTACTGGGATTTCTTCAAGAGGTCCCTGGACCGCAAGGTGATGCGGGAGAAGATGAGGGAGTACCGTGACTTCCCCCTGTTCGATATGGGCTCTGGATTCATCAACGTCCTGTCCCTGCAGATACCCGTCTTCATCCTCAGCTTCTATTTCACCAAGGAGATCGTCGGTTACTACTCCTGGGGGCTGATGTCCGTCCAGCTGCCAGCTAGTCTGGTGGGGACGGCCATATCCAAGGTCTTCTATCAGAGGGCGGCAGCGGCGTTCCACGAGAGCATGGAGAAGATGGGGGCCATCGTGGAGAAGGTCACCAAGCAGCTGGTCTCCATCGGATTCCTGCCGATCCTGTTGCTGATGTTCATCGGCGAGGACCTGTTCACCATCTTCTTCGGAGCGCACTGGTCGGAGGCGGGAGTGTACGCCGAGATACTCTCGTTCTGGACGCTCATCGTGTTCGTCTCCACGCCCCTAAGTTCCGTCCTCAACGTTCTGAAGAAGATGAGGATGGTGCTGCTCTACAATGCCATCCTCATTGTGCTCCGGACCGCATCGCTGGCCTACGGCGGGGAGATGGGCGACATCTATCTCAGCCTGACCCTGTTCTCCGTGGCCAGCGGCCTATCGGGACTGGTCCTGACCGTGTGGATCCTGAAGACGGCCAATGTCTCCATCATGCATCTGTTACGCTCCATATCCGGTAATGTCAGCATAGCCCTCATGCTGATCGCCGTGGTGGCGCTCTGCCAATATGTGCTGAACCTATCCTCATTGCTGATGATAGTGGTCGGCGTTGCCGTCGCTATCGTGTACTACGCGATATACATCTACCGCGATGCTGAGATGAAGGCCATGGTGTTCTCCTTCCTGAAAAGAGGGAAGAAGGCGTCCGATCAGTGA
- a CDS encoding acyltransferase has product MQRILRINSKVPWKVHPTSQVKGWDKIVRADRWAIPGASPGCYIQAINGIEMGKNIIIGPGVTIVSANHDLNDFDKHEPAGPIKIGDNCWLGANCVILPGVHLREHTIVAAGAVVVEDSPSNCVIGGVPAKVIKTLPNYGEKG; this is encoded by the coding sequence ATGCAGCGCATCCTCCGGATTAATTCCAAGGTACCATGGAAGGTGCATCCCACCAGCCAGGTGAAGGGGTGGGACAAGATCGTCCGGGCCGACCGGTGGGCCATCCCTGGAGCGTCACCGGGTTGCTACATACAAGCCATTAACGGCATAGAGATGGGCAAGAACATTATCATCGGACCCGGAGTCACCATCGTCTCCGCCAATCATGATCTGAACGATTTTGACAAGCACGAACCGGCCGGGCCGATCAAGATCGGCGATAACTGCTGGCTGGGGGCCAACTGCGTCATACTCCCAGGGGTGCATCTGAGGGAGCACACCATCGTCGCCGCAGGAGCGGTCGTAGTTGAGGACTCTCCGTCCAACTGCGTCATCGGCGGTGTACCCGCCAAGGTCATCAAGACGCTGCCCAATTATGGGGAGAAAGGTTGA
- a CDS encoding GNAT family N-acetyltransferase, with product MAGTGKGPGLLTRTRRRTNDLLGKASMWRFQDHKERTRSFKKGDLERVLQIYRQNFEGGSEKVIEGYSSLFDDIFYIIEGPSEQVIGYCVCYLRLELQGMHLRKIAAIYSIAIDPAFQGQGLGNTLLEDCIQDLRKNNVHRIRLYADVNNKPAVNLYLKHGFLITGTKENICGKGKTCNVMDLNLR from the coding sequence ATGGCAGGCACAGGAAAGGGCCCGGGACTGCTCACGCGCACGCGCCGCCGAACGAATGATCTGCTGGGAAAGGCCTCTATGTGGAGGTTCCAGGACCACAAGGAGAGGACGAGGTCCTTCAAGAAGGGCGATCTGGAGCGGGTGCTGCAGATCTACAGGCAGAACTTCGAGGGGGGATCGGAGAAGGTCATCGAAGGATACAGCTCCTTGTTCGATGACATCTTCTACATAATCGAAGGTCCCTCAGAGCAGGTGATCGGTTATTGCGTATGCTACCTGAGATTGGAGCTCCAAGGCATGCATCTTCGCAAGATCGCTGCAATTTATTCCATCGCCATCGATCCCGCGTTCCAAGGCCAGGGGCTGGGCAACACTCTCCTGGAGGACTGCATCCAGGACCTCCGTAAGAACAACGTGCATCGTATCCGGCTTTACGCGGACGTGAACAACAAGCCTGCGGTCAACCTCTACCTTAAGCACGGGTTCTTGATCACAGGTACCAAGGAGAACATTTGTGGGAAGGGGAAGACGTGCAACGTCATGGACCTGAACCTTAGATGA